In Silurus meridionalis isolate SWU-2019-XX chromosome 11, ASM1480568v1, whole genome shotgun sequence, the sequence agcagtggcagctaaAATCGCAACCTTATGATCAGTCATCCAACTTCTTAAGCACTGATCTACATCCTCCCCAATGTTTCAGCTACATCACGTTACTGAAccctaactgatgcagtgagaAGCTTCTCGTTTCCTACACAACCTTGAAGGAGGACATCTCCTGAGGTTGTGAAAAAGACATTCCTCTGTTTTAGAGACATCAAATAATTTACCTGTATTAAGCAGAAAACAGCCATGGGGATTTCTATAACGACAAACACTGCACTGAGACGTGTCCAATACATTATTCAAAATTGGAAGTAGTGGTAAACCATCAAGTTTCCAGGAAATATCTTGAATGATCATGATGGGAGATCGAACTCACAGCAATGTCGAatagtgaaaataaaagcatttccaCATGTAAAGTGTGAAGAGATTTCAAGGAACTGGAACTAAACTGCTGTGTAGCtttaagaaaaccacttatcaTTTGAGACTCATCAGAATTTAAAAAGGAGCATAAAGATCAGACTCaggagcaataaaaaaaaaggtcatgtgGTCGAAGGAGTCCAGATTTTCCCTGTTCCAGAATGATGTAGTAACAGTAACATATCCTTAAAAACACAAGGGCTACTGAATGTTATGGACAGAACTGTCATAACGCTGCATAAGCGCACTATAATGATACCCTgacacaataaaatattaaagtgtgtgagatgttttgGCCtagttgtgtttatttacatgtacaaaatgAAATGTCACCTGGAGAGATCATTCCTGATAAAAATGCAACTGTGTTCTACTGGAAAAGCACAAGAAAGTCCTCTTTCTCAAAGTCTTGAATCAGGAAATTCCAGGTGTGTTTCATTATTACTGGATATGCTTTAGACTAAtttcatgttttaataaataaaaaaacacaatattgtaTAAAGACACTATCAGATAAACATGGCGACTGAACCACACTGGGCTGCAGGACTAATCGCTTTTATAAACACGATGAAAAGCACCATTATAAAAAACAGGCTTTAGAGGTGCAACAGTGGATCTTTTTTTAGAACTACTAATAAAATTGTGTTATGGTCCGGCATGTGAAGAGCCTAAACCCCACTGTTCTGAAACCAGATTGTAAAGCGCTGTTACAAAGGAACATGGGACAGGGGAAATACTTGCTCTCTCATACGGTACAAGCTGAAGTTTAGCTGCTTATAAATTAACATgacattcaataaataaatatacaaaataaataataaataattcaaaccTCTACATATTGAACCAGCAAGTAAACAATATTTCATTCTGACATcagaaataaagattaaaatgtgtttagaaaTAAAGTGTCGCTCTTTAAAAGAAGGGACTAGTTTCCTTGAGGTAGTAGTGTGTCCCTTATAAACTTCAGTAAAGTAACTGGAACTACTTCTTCCTGCTGCAGTGTGAGAGCtacagataaacagatagaCGCTGATTTTGTGGAACACCTGCACATTTATATGTTTCATAGTCGTGTTTATGTTTTAACTCTTTATCAACTcatttaaatggaaaatatCTGAGGAAAGGtttaaaaccttcttttttttccagaagacAATgagatttgtgtaaaaaaaaaagtaaaaactaatAAACCTTTTCAGTAAAATATCTTTACCTGTGTCCCCTTTGGGCTCTGCGCTGAGACTCTGTGCTGCTAAAAGGTCTATTTCAGGGTGCACTACACCTGAGGGATCCTCAAAGGGCAGGCTGAAATCCCCATTAGGAAGCACTTCCACCATGTCACTCCGTCCTGGTTGGCTCAGAGACGCCgtgctctgattggctgccAGGTTCATGTGCGAGTTCATGTGCGTTCTGTTTTGAGAGCCACTGATAggcgtgtgcatgtgtttggTCACGGATGAGGAGGAGTTGTCCAGTGGTGAGGAGGACACACCCACCAGATCTCCATCCTCCAGGAGCTGTGAATTGTGCTGTGCTGAGGATCTGGATGAAGGTCTGATCTGAGAGGTGGGTTTGGGTGACTGAGAGATGCTACATGATGGAACGGCCTCTAAAGCGGCTTGTGCTTGTGCGTTAGCCACCGTGTAATAATCCTCCGCTCGCTCttgcttgatttttttccctcctggATCAGCAGAATCGTCCGAGCCCGACCCCTTGGTGCTTCGTTTTCTGGGAGTGACCCTGGGCTCGGAATCGCCCTCTTCGTCTGTGGCTGAGGACTCGCACACGATGTCGAACAGGTGCTCCTCTGCGTTGTCGTCCATCTCGGACGGCTCACTGCAGTTGGAGAAGTCGTACGAGTCTCGGGTCTGGTTCGAGTCACCTTTGCTCGTTTTGGCTGTGCTGTTCAGGAACCTCGGCGTGGAGCTGCTCTGAATGGACGACGCTCCCTGCAACAGAGATTCTGAACTGATCCCCCGGCCGCTTCGCTCGTAACACAGCCGATCCTTGTGGACCGTTTTACAGGAGGACGTTAAGGGCCAGTGGTAGGCGTGGCCGGCGCTGCAGCCCCACAGTGCGGTCAGGTTTCCGTGAGCTCCCTCAGTCAGCAGGTGCTTCAGGCTCGGGATTAGGGTGCAAATCGTTCCATGACTGTGAGCCCATTTCACCAGTTTGGACAAACTATCAGCCGAGGTGTGTAAGCAGTCACCCATGATAAGTGTCCTCGCCTAGGAACATTCACAATCGGATTCAAATCTTAATTAACAGCTTAATTTTTACAAGTTACACGTTCAATACggtaaaattatttctttgcagATCCCAGTGaggttaggaagctggggtctgAGTGCCAGGAGCAcagagggtaaagggccttgctcatgggccccAGAGTGGCAGCCTGGCGATGCTGGGggttgaacccccgaccttgtGCCTTATCCACTAAGCTCCCACTTCCCAGTCAATACGAGTCGACTCTTTTAGCTCCCAAACGGcactgcatttattatttttattataaaattaatatatttttgggaTAGTTTGTGATCTTTACATATTCATGTGGCTGATTTGTTGAATGAAGTATATTTCCAGAATACTGGTCTCATCTAAACAACCCGCCTCTTACCAGTGACCTGAAAGAGCCGACTCAAAGAATCGACTCCTTCCCGAAAgacttttacatttactaaCAACCTGACCAATTTGCTTTATGGCAACCAGTATACAGAATTACTAAATTTAACACAAGCTTATAAtttaacacaaaataatgtagTGTGGATAAAAATATCACGTTACACTAACGGGACTTACTCATTTACCGAGCTAgcattatattaaatacaaaacaaattaataattatgttaAACCCGTATTTGgtctatttattaattcattaagaCATTAATTCACGTGTTTATCTTAAACCTGAGGTAAAGCCGGTGAGGTGAGATCTACCTGCTGTACAGGTGACAGCTTAGCCGGAGAGCTAATTATACAACGACATCAACCAACAAGCGCTAAGCTGCACTCTCAGTGCGTGTcgataaaataaatactattaatTTAAGTATTAAAGCGATTTTTAACATAAATCACATGAATAACGACAGCTAGCTAGACAGCTAAGCTAGCATGCTAACGGGATAATATGGTTTAACAAAGAGCGCTAGCATCAGAGCTAACAGAAAGATTTACCTTCACACAGGAGATGAAACACTGACCGGCTCACATGTGGGGAAGTGTTTAATGTGTAAAAACCCAACACTGTTTAACTCTGATCCATCATCAGCTTCTACGCTGATCTATAAACCTACCGAGcttctttttgtattattatttacccCAAACAAAAATGGCCTCCTTAACACTTTTTTTCAGGAGGAGACTTTTACCATACGTCACTTCCGGTCTAGAATCGCCTTCATTTTCATCAACTGTaacctatttttattttattttacttatttaaactacagcaataataatataatcaataaacagtgtttattttattttgactgttatttatagtttattaaatatatcaattaaaaagaataaaataattacttaAACAAAAACTACTTCCGGTCCCTGATACactttgctgtttatttatatgaagTTTCAAGTTGaaagttttagtttttatatttacatatttcagTAACAGTTTGTACAGTTGTACAAATTCTTAAATGAGGCTTCAGGTAAACTACAgcaatatgaaatataaaacattaaacaaaaattaagAAGATAAAGGAGAGAACAGTAATAATGCGACATTAGAAAGTTATAATGATGTACAAGTGTGTGCAGAAGTGT encodes:
- the LOC124393083 gene encoding uncharacterized protein KIAA1958 isoform X2, producing the protein MGDCLHTSADSLSKLVKWAHSHGTICTLIPSLKHLLTEGAHGNLTALWGCSAGHAYHWPLTSSCKTVHKDRLCYERSGRGISSESLLQGASSIQSSSTPRFLNSTAKTSKGDSNQTRDSYDFSNCSEPSEMDDNAEEHLFDIVCESSATDEEGDSEPRVTPRKRSTKGSGSDDSADPGGKKIKQERAEDYYTVANAQAQAALEAVPSCSISQSPKPTSQIRPSSRSSAQHNSQLLEDGDLVGVSSSPLDNSSSSVTKHMHTPISGSQNRTHMNSHMNLAANQSTASLSQPGRSDMVEVLPNGDFSLPFEDPSGVVHPEIDLLAAQSLSAEPKGDTGCLNSEESFWPSTSELCSNPESHPEERRQLEEYITSVDPVTLRNLQSVISRVLRFHEQTRVQAQSPPRPGEQELFPGSGLFLPPYKLACIHQESRQDSMRLFHLLFEHFFTEEDLVGAVAFGKRGKVPDGKKILDRRKVDGIISYVLRCSTLDGWTPVESAKLKKACINKCRLRIGQRKKLAQGPYLFHKSGPSYI
- the LOC124393083 gene encoding uncharacterized protein KIAA1958 isoform X1, yielding MGDCLHTSADSLSKLVKWAHSHGTICTLIPSLKHLLTEGAHGNLTALWGCSAGHAYHWPLTSSCKTVHKDRLCYERSGRGISSESLLQGASSIQSSSTPRFLNSTAKTSKGDSNQTRDSYDFSNCSEPSEMDDNAEEHLFDIVCESSATDEEGDSEPRVTPRKRSTKGSGSDDSADPGGKKIKQERAEDYYTVANAQAQAALEAVPSCSISQSPKPTSQIRPSSRSSAQHNSQLLEDGDLVGVSSSPLDNSSSSVTKHMHTPISGSQNRTHMNSHMNLAANQSTASLSQPGRSDMVEVLPNGDFSLPFEDPSGVVHPEIDLLAAQSLSAEPKGDTVYEIERLKALLQVEKNKSMMMGETISSLKQDKELLQQELTKKAELICEFLQDQLRPDKRRVHPSSQMEAGSSHQLIGSFPDEGAPFESPALFDSFEEVEVHPLDRQRTIKVSSKRNRDGENTRVRMKNVVGVIARYMTALQEFRRSVSMKVAFDRVGVDRNTISRTAAIAELSLAAPEVFHALPPWDEKEETLAHYAVRCRQAMDENIKAKIKAMKARGELLPIVSK